The proteins below are encoded in one region of Penicillium psychrofluorescens genome assembly, chromosome: 4:
- a CDS encoding uncharacterized protein (ID:PFLUO_006334-T1.cds;~source:funannotate): MGKDKKQKEKRQIPLDQLPLEKRLHATVYNADDCNAAIHGERVPVALGLEVSRLCVIHGIRHHHGFAQDLRGVIPEFTRALNARDIMSGIIPEMNNPEDVPYCIWHPDVPSQETLRALIQRYPHLVYHAAWACAIAGYIDVYKELDVLPEVHVAEEASYACAERKNEGSEAIYQLIVSQHVKFAVFNDYNRTVDISNPRVASCNGNTAVYSSLAARQAHKKPRVKPHDTSHYFNTTEDWGIDDHDCDAPPPPGDYLPLLYGPLPVDLPPVDKSRLIQVAAYTGDIDRYTRLRRPQMIEDEFLCVIRGIYHNVFWAKWWSSQIPETFGNEFGNGRNKRIRCAINARRIMSDDVTWVTDSTPDGLLPCNIWWPAVASPETYERLARKRPVMLERCLRACIAADYQEMWDKLLVSSSSELATSENIATESTTGNETQDLKLQRLSQMATTALLMEAEQSTNDHYLRDIQAAMPDKVEALGHCRIYDFTWESHISAKFLYSPGSDGYRLLDRNDPVRLGNNEGAYDGLWAKLQHVDFAVFVRDVIGLDHKIWKEKGERESGSEYITMGELYEALEADKTLA, from the coding sequence ATGGGCAAAGATAAAAAGCAAAAGGAAAAGCGGCAGATCCCGCTAGACCAACTGCCACTTGAGAAGAGACTGCACGCCACCGTATACAACGCAGACGATTGCAACGCCGCAATCCACGGAGAGCGAGTCCCAGTTGCTTTGGGTCTTGAAGTCTCGCGTCTCTGTGTCATTCACGGCATccgccatcaccatggctTTGCTCAAGATCTCCGCGGGGTCATCCCAGAGTTTACGCGCGCTTTAAACGCTCGCGATATCATGAGTGGCATCATTCCTGAAATGAATAATCCCGAAGACGTACCCTACTGTATCTGGCATCCTGATGTTCCGAGTCAGGAGACACTTCGAGCCCTGATTCAGCGCTATCCCCATCTGGTTTATCACGCCGCGTGGGCCTGTGCGATCGCCGGCTATATCGATGTATATAAGGAGCTTGACGTTCTTCCGGAAGTTCACGTAGCAGAGGAGGCTAGTTATGCTTgtgcagagagaaaaaatgaAGGCAGTGAGGCCATCTATCAACTCATTGTGTCGCAACATGTGAAATTTGCTGTCTTCAATGACTACAACCGAACAGTGGACATTTCTAACCCCCGCGTTGCATCATGTAATGGCAACACCGCGGTTTACTCAAGTCTTGCGGCTCGACAGGCACATAAAAAGCCTCGCGTCAAACCGCACGATACTTCTCACTACTTCAATACTACCGAGGATTGGGGTATCGATGACCACGATTGTGATGCGCCCCCGCCACCAGGGGATTATCTCCCGCTTTTGTATGGACCGCTGCCCGTCGACCTTCCGCCAGTGGACAAGAGCAGACTCATTCAGGTCGCCGCATACACAGGCGACATCGATCGCTATACGCGTTTGCGACGACCCCAGATGATAGAAGATGAATTCTTGTGTGTGATTCGTGGAATCTATCATAACGTCTTCTGGGCCAAATGGTGGAGCTCACAAATCCCCGAAACCTTCGGGAATGAGTTTGGGAATGGCCGCAATAAAAGAATACGATGCGCTATCAATGCAAGGCGTATTATGAGCGACGATGTTACTTGGGTCACTGATAGTACTCCCGATGGTTTACTGCCGTGCAATATCTGGTGGCCCGCGGTGGCTTCTCCTGAAACATATGAGAGACTCGCTCGTAAGAGACCCGTCATGCTTGAAAGATGCCTGAGGGCCTGTATTGCAGCGGATTACCAGGAGATGTGGGACAAGTTATTGGTGTCATCATCCAGCGAGCTTGCTACGTCTGAAAATATCGCAACAGAAAGCACGACAGGCAACGAGACTCAAGATTTGAAGCTTCAGCGACTCTCTCAGATGGCTACTACTGCACTTTTGATGGAGGCCGAACAATCGACCAATGATCATTATCTACGGGACATACAGGCGGCTATGCCCGACAAAGTCGAGGCCCTGGGACACTGCCGCATTTATGATTTCACCTGGGAGAGCCACATCTCTGCGAAATTCCTGTACTCGCCAGGCTCAGACGGGTATAGGCTGCTCGATAGAAATGATCCGGTTCGGCTGGGAAATAACGAAGGTGCGTATGATGGGCTTTGGGCAAAGCTTCAGCATGTGGACTTTGCTGTTTTTGTGAGGGATGTCATTGGACTGGATCACAAGATatggaaggagaagggagagagggagtcGGGATCAGAATATATCACGATGGGTGAGCTGTAcgaggcc